The following proteins are encoded in a genomic region of Sneathiella marina:
- a CDS encoding pyridoxal-phosphate-dependent aminotransferase family protein has translation MSVRNGRQFISIPGPTTVPDEVLAAMHRPPIDIRTGELVEITDGLLQDLRNLCQTTGFPNIYIANGHGAWEAALSNVLSRDDKVLVLESGSFAAGWGQAGATIGLDVEVLPGSYQKAVDPAAVEARLKADVSKDIKAVLVVQVDTASSVVNDIPAIRKAIDNAGHDALFMVDTIASLGTMPYKMDDWGVDVTVAACQKGLMMSPGLSFTISNRKAKEKHTHANLRTAYWDWTARDGEEHYHKYAGTPPVHHLFGLQKAFEMINDEKLENVILRHHLLASATRAAVSKWCEGGVLSFNIPDPSQRSNSVTTVLVNDEKALNEILNYCDEKCGVVVGIGIAALSGKALRIAHMGHINAPMLLGTLGAIEMSLQALNIPHGKGGVQAAIEYLAQNVSV, from the coding sequence ATGAGCGTTCGAAACGGTCGCCAGTTTATCAGCATTCCAGGACCGACAACTGTCCCTGATGAAGTTCTTGCCGCAATGCATCGCCCCCCTATTGATATCCGGACTGGCGAGCTCGTGGAAATTACAGACGGACTGTTACAGGATTTACGCAACTTGTGCCAGACAACTGGTTTTCCGAACATCTATATCGCCAACGGACATGGCGCATGGGAAGCGGCTTTGAGCAATGTCTTGTCCCGGGACGACAAAGTACTTGTGCTGGAAAGCGGCTCATTCGCTGCCGGTTGGGGCCAAGCAGGTGCCACAATCGGTTTGGACGTCGAGGTTCTTCCAGGCAGCTACCAAAAAGCCGTTGATCCAGCTGCCGTTGAAGCGCGCCTGAAGGCCGATGTCAGCAAGGACATCAAAGCTGTTTTAGTTGTGCAGGTAGATACAGCTTCCAGCGTTGTCAACGATATACCGGCTATTCGAAAAGCTATTGATAATGCCGGGCATGACGCATTGTTCATGGTCGATACCATCGCCTCACTCGGTACCATGCCTTATAAAATGGATGACTGGGGTGTTGATGTAACCGTGGCCGCTTGCCAAAAAGGCCTGATGATGTCACCGGGCCTGAGCTTTACGATTTCCAACCGCAAGGCAAAAGAAAAACACACGCACGCCAACCTGCGCACCGCTTACTGGGATTGGACAGCGAGAGATGGCGAGGAACACTATCACAAATATGCAGGCACACCCCCTGTCCATCATCTGTTTGGCTTACAAAAAGCTTTTGAAATGATAAATGACGAAAAGTTGGAAAACGTCATCTTGCGGCACCATTTGCTTGCAAGCGCAACCCGCGCCGCTGTTTCGAAATGGTGCGAAGGAGGTGTGTTATCGTTTAATATTCCTGACCCTTCCCAGCGTTCAAATTCAGTGACAACAGTTCTTGTAAATGACGAAAAAGCTCTCAACGAAATTCTGAATTATTGTGATGAAAAATGCGGCGTCGTTGTTGGCATTGGAATTGCGGCTTTAAGTGGTAAGGCGCTTCGGATCGCGCATATGGGCCATATAAATGCACCAATGTTATTGGGAACGTTGGGTGCAATCGAAATGAGTTTGCAAGCATTGAACATCCCTCATGGGAAAGGCGGCGTTCAGGCAGCGATTGAGTATCTCGCTCAGAATGTCTCCGTCTGA
- a CDS encoding fumarylacetoacetate hydrolase family protein has product MMEYVFEPSQIPTVAVKGTSKRFPVRRIFCVGRNYAEHTREMGGDPDREPPFFFTKPADAVVDSGAKIPFPQATNSLHHEMELVVAISKGGVNIAQETASDHIFGYGAGIDLTRRDLQQIAKDKRRPWDSGKAFDQSAPCAALTIATEVSDITNSKIWLTVNGETRQSATIADLIWSIEEVIAFLSAEFALKPGDLIYTGTPAGVGAIQSGDKIEGCIEGLTPIAITLK; this is encoded by the coding sequence ATTATGGAATATGTTTTTGAACCCTCTCAGATCCCAACTGTTGCTGTAAAGGGAACCTCCAAACGTTTCCCGGTTCGCCGGATCTTTTGTGTTGGCCGCAACTATGCAGAACATACACGTGAAATGGGCGGAGATCCTGATCGGGAACCGCCTTTCTTTTTTACAAAACCAGCAGATGCCGTGGTTGATAGCGGGGCGAAAATACCATTTCCGCAAGCCACGAACAGCCTTCACCATGAAATGGAGCTTGTCGTTGCTATCAGCAAGGGCGGAGTCAACATTGCCCAGGAAACGGCTTCGGATCATATATTTGGATATGGCGCAGGAATTGATTTGACCAGGCGCGATCTTCAGCAGATTGCCAAGGACAAAAGACGCCCTTGGGACAGCGGCAAAGCGTTTGATCAATCCGCTCCTTGCGCAGCTCTCACAATTGCGACTGAGGTATCTGACATTACAAACTCTAAAATTTGGCTTACCGTCAATGGAGAAACACGACAGTCTGCCACGATTGCGGATTTGATCTGGTCTATCGAAGAAGTCATCGCGTTTTTATCTGCAGAGTTTGCATTAAAACCAGGTGATCTAATCTACACTGGCACGCCAGCTGGTGTCGGAGCCATCCAATCAGGTGACAAAATCGAAGGCTGCATTGAGGGACTTACGCCAATTGCGATCACATTAAAATGA
- a CDS encoding glutathione S-transferase family protein produces the protein MKLYDFPGPPSPRRVRIFIAEKGLDIEKVSVNLREGEHLSDDFKKINPHCTIPVLEMDNGVRISSIDAINRYLEDMYPEPPLFGRNPEERAVINDWNHYTNVNGFMAVAEALRNSAERLKGRAITGPRDFDQIPALAERGRARVMNFFEDLNSHLAGREFIAGDNYSVVDIGAMVVVDFSGMAKLTVPEEYTDLKRWHAAVAARPSAQA, from the coding sequence ATGAAACTCTATGATTTTCCGGGACCACCCAGCCCACGACGTGTAAGGATTTTTATCGCTGAAAAAGGATTGGATATCGAAAAAGTGTCTGTCAATCTTCGCGAAGGCGAGCATTTGTCGGATGACTTCAAAAAGATAAATCCTCACTGCACCATACCTGTTCTGGAAATGGACAATGGCGTCAGAATATCTTCCATTGATGCCATCAATCGTTATCTTGAGGATATGTATCCAGAGCCGCCTTTGTTCGGTAGAAATCCGGAAGAACGGGCGGTCATTAATGACTGGAACCATTATACCAATGTGAACGGATTTATGGCTGTTGCCGAAGCATTGCGTAATTCCGCGGAACGCCTGAAAGGCCGGGCAATTACAGGGCCGCGAGATTTTGATCAAATACCAGCTTTGGCAGAACGCGGCCGTGCGCGTGTAATGAATTTCTTTGAAGATTTGAATTCGCATTTGGCAGGTCGAGAATTTATTGCCGGTGATAATTATTCCGTCGTCGACATTGGGGCCATGGTCGTTGTCGATTTTTCAGGTATGGCAAAACTGACGGTTCCTGAAGAATATACGGACCTGAAAAGATGGCATGCAGCAGTTGCTGCGCGCCCAAGCGCTCAGGCCTGA
- the bmt gene encoding betaine--homocysteine S-methyltransferase, with product MANKLQELLDNKPFLLADGAVGTNLFAAGLQSGDAPELWNIDAPEKIHALHRGFVEAGSDIILTNSFGGTAQRLKLHNAQSRVHELNLAAAKIARAEADRIERPVIVAGSMGPTGELMVPMGELTPDDAIAAFTEQAEALVEGGVDVLWIETLSATEEMEAAVAAAASTGLPVVCTMSFDTNRRTMMGIKPDDYTKFCQELPSKPMGWGANCGVGAGEMLETLIGLKSTAREGDIIVSKANCGIPEFKDGALTYSGTLDVMADYARLAADAGARIIGGCCGTSHAHLKAMSDALDGYTPNPSLDIPKIEARFGPVWTVELPAEAGHGAKSESGRRTSRRRRK from the coding sequence ATGGCAAATAAACTTCAAGAATTGCTGGACAACAAACCCTTTCTGTTGGCCGACGGGGCTGTCGGAACAAATTTGTTTGCGGCAGGACTGCAATCCGGAGATGCGCCAGAGTTGTGGAATATCGATGCACCGGAAAAAATTCATGCATTGCATCGCGGCTTTGTGGAAGCCGGGTCAGATATTATTCTGACCAATAGCTTTGGCGGCACTGCCCAACGGCTTAAGTTACATAATGCACAGTCGCGCGTACATGAACTCAATCTTGCAGCTGCAAAAATAGCCCGTGCGGAGGCCGACAGGATTGAACGGCCGGTTATTGTTGCCGGTTCAATGGGTCCAACCGGCGAATTGATGGTTCCCATGGGCGAGTTGACGCCTGACGACGCCATAGCTGCCTTTACAGAACAAGCAGAAGCTCTTGTTGAAGGCGGCGTTGACGTATTGTGGATCGAGACATTATCAGCGACAGAGGAAATGGAAGCCGCTGTTGCTGCTGCGGCCTCAACCGGACTTCCGGTGGTTTGCACCATGTCCTTTGACACCAATCGAAGAACAATGATGGGAATTAAGCCAGACGATTACACGAAATTCTGCCAGGAATTACCTTCTAAGCCAATGGGATGGGGAGCAAATTGCGGTGTGGGAGCCGGTGAAATGCTTGAAACTCTTATTGGACTTAAATCAACAGCGAGGGAGGGCGACATCATTGTCTCAAAGGCAAATTGCGGCATCCCGGAATTTAAGGATGGCGCCCTGACTTATAGTGGTACATTGGATGTTATGGCGGATTATGCCCGTTTGGCAGCGGATGCTGGGGCTCGGATTATTGGCGGCTGTTGTGGTACCAGTCACGCGCATTTAAAGGCAATGTCCGACGCACTGGACGGTTATACGCCTAATCCGTCATTGGATATTCCCAAAATTGAAGCGAGGTTCGGCCCTGTTTGGACAGTGGAGCTTCCAGCTGAAGCAGGGCATGGAGCAAAAAGCGAAAGCGGACGACGGACAAGCCGTCGCCGCAGGAAATAA
- the choV gene encoding choline ABC transporter ATP-binding protein, which produces MAVVEFRDVDIIFGDKLPPALALLDTGADREKILAETDAVLGVAGASMTVEAGEICVLMGLSGSGKSTLLRAVNGLNKVSRGDVLVEHEGQQINLASCDAKTLRHLRMHRISMVFQQFALLPWRTVEENVGFGLELRGLAKQQRAEIVAEKLELVQLDQWKDKFVHELSGGMQQRVGLARAFATDADILLMDEPFSALDPLIRDRLQDELLALQEKMQKTIIFVSHDLDEALKIGNRIAIMDQARIVQYGEPEEIVRNPANKYVADFVGHMNPLNVLRGRTLMTAVADIPTQSDELLLDRAGYCRLKLDHQGCPAFATSNGIASQIVSYNEKTGVGSLVDTNFATASPDIMLREVIEIRHKTGSPVLFVENGQLVGMIGDDEIFEGFLR; this is translated from the coding sequence ATGGCCGTTGTTGAATTCCGTGATGTGGACATTATTTTTGGAGATAAATTGCCTCCGGCGCTTGCCCTGCTAGACACGGGGGCTGATCGTGAAAAGATCCTTGCTGAAACCGATGCGGTGCTGGGAGTTGCTGGTGCCAGCATGACGGTGGAGGCAGGTGAAATTTGTGTATTGATGGGGTTGTCCGGTTCCGGCAAGTCAACACTTCTACGAGCGGTAAATGGCCTGAATAAAGTATCGCGGGGCGATGTGCTGGTTGAGCATGAAGGTCAGCAAATAAATCTGGCAAGCTGTGATGCAAAAACGCTTCGGCATTTACGTATGCATCGAATATCAATGGTATTCCAGCAATTTGCCCTTCTTCCCTGGCGTACTGTGGAAGAAAATGTCGGCTTCGGTCTGGAGCTTCGCGGGCTTGCAAAGCAACAACGTGCCGAGATAGTTGCTGAAAAGTTGGAATTGGTTCAATTGGACCAATGGAAAGATAAGTTTGTCCATGAGCTGTCTGGAGGCATGCAGCAACGTGTTGGCCTTGCACGGGCATTTGCCACCGATGCAGACATTCTGTTGATGGATGAGCCCTTTTCGGCTTTAGATCCACTTATCAGGGATCGTCTGCAAGACGAATTGCTTGCACTACAGGAAAAAATGCAAAAGACCATTATTTTTGTCAGTCATGATTTGGATGAAGCGTTAAAAATCGGCAACAGAATTGCGATTATGGATCAGGCCCGTATTGTTCAATACGGGGAGCCCGAGGAAATTGTGCGTAACCCTGCGAATAAGTATGTCGCTGACTTTGTGGGTCACATGAATCCGCTGAATGTACTTCGTGGCCGAACCCTGATGACGGCTGTTGCCGATATACCGACCCAAAGCGACGAGCTGCTTCTCGATCGTGCCGGATATTGCCGATTGAAACTGGATCATCAGGGGTGTCCTGCCTTTGCGACTTCGAACGGCATTGCGTCACAAATTGTTTCTTACAACGAGAAGACTGGCGTCGGTTCTCTTGTTGACACGAATTTCGCCACTGCGTCACCTGATATAATGCTGCGCGAGGTTATCGAAATACGACATAAAACCGGCTCACCTGTATTGTTTGTTGAGAATGGCCAGCTTGTTGGTATGATCGGCGATGACGAAATATTCGAAGGGTTCCTTCGCTAA
- a CDS encoding choline ABC transporter substrate-binding protein, with amino-acid sequence MLKKLSQGLLVLGVSIFGYNASVLAADPASCKQVRFSDVGWTDITATTAAASVVLDALGYEPTATVLSVPVTYASLKNGDIDVFLGNWMPTMEGDIAPYREDGSVETTGKNLSGAKYTLAVNKAAADGGITSFADIAQHKEQLDGKIYGIEPGNDGNRLIQDMIDGDAFGLKGFEVVESSEQGMLAQVARADRKKEWVVFLGWEPHPMNANFSMTYLSGGDDYFGPNFGGAEVFTNVRKGYVTECPNAGKLISNLQFTLVMENEIMAAILDDGLEPKKAAAAWLKKHPDVPAAWISGVTTVDGGDAKAALSKAMGM; translated from the coding sequence ATGTTAAAAAAACTATCACAGGGGTTATTGGTTCTCGGGGTATCCATATTTGGATATAATGCAAGCGTTCTCGCCGCTGACCCGGCTTCTTGTAAACAAGTCCGTTTTTCTGATGTTGGATGGACTGATATCACGGCGACAACCGCAGCTGCATCCGTGGTATTGGACGCTTTGGGATATGAGCCGACAGCAACAGTTCTTTCCGTACCAGTGACTTATGCGAGCCTGAAAAATGGAGACATCGATGTGTTTCTTGGAAACTGGATGCCGACGATGGAAGGGGACATTGCGCCTTATAGGGAAGACGGGTCCGTTGAAACAACGGGGAAGAATTTATCCGGTGCCAAATATACGCTGGCAGTAAACAAAGCCGCTGCCGATGGCGGGATTACGAGTTTTGCCGATATTGCGCAACATAAGGAACAGTTGGACGGAAAAATCTACGGTATCGAACCTGGAAATGACGGTAACCGTCTCATACAGGATATGATAGATGGAGATGCATTCGGATTGAAGGGCTTCGAAGTTGTCGAAAGTAGCGAGCAGGGCATGTTGGCGCAGGTTGCGCGGGCAGACCGCAAAAAAGAATGGGTGGTTTTTCTCGGTTGGGAGCCCCATCCGATGAACGCGAATTTTTCAATGACGTATCTTTCCGGCGGAGATGACTATTTTGGACCAAATTTTGGCGGTGCTGAAGTGTTTACAAACGTTCGAAAAGGATATGTCACTGAATGCCCAAATGCAGGCAAGCTGATCTCCAATTTGCAATTTACGTTGGTGATGGAAAACGAGATTATGGCCGCAATTCTAGATGATGGCTTGGAACCTAAAAAAGCTGCTGCTGCCTGGTTAAAGAAGCATCCTGACGTCCCGGCTGCTTGGATTTCCGGTGTAACAACAGTTGATGGCGGTGATGCCAAAGCGGCGCTTAGCAAAGCGATGGGCATGTAA
- a CDS encoding MFS transporter: MWPTIKSVASLLSSYGLLMLANAMFSTLLGLRSKLEGFSTEVIGVIMAGFFLGMLLGAIYAVRVVASAGHIRAFAAFASVMSVSVLAHVLIIDAIAWFFLRAIAGFCMAGMVMIVESWLNERSTNANRGRVLSLYMITNYLGGGVGQFLLTVANPDSFQLFSIASIIFSVALVPILLTRATAPKPSVPERMKFSSLFKISPVGVLGTLIAGMTNASFNSMGPIFAASIGLTITQISTFMASILLGGMLLQFPIGRLSDHLDRRGTLIISTLLTSLAAAGIIWASDQSSVIILFAIGAIYGGFCYTVYPLSSAQVNDMADQERLVQVSAGLLLAYGTGASIGPIIASQIMGVMGPAGLFYFIAACAVFLALFAILRIIQRPSGEHKASFLPLGSNGTSSKQLYSTVQASQNKRNTKS, from the coding sequence ATGTGGCCGACAATCAAATCTGTTGCCTCTCTCCTTTCCAGTTACGGATTGCTGATGCTGGCAAATGCCATGTTTTCAACATTGCTCGGCCTCCGGAGTAAATTGGAGGGTTTTTCGACAGAAGTTATCGGTGTCATTATGGCCGGTTTTTTCCTCGGGATGTTGTTGGGAGCGATTTATGCCGTTCGCGTCGTTGCCAGTGCCGGGCATATTCGCGCATTTGCAGCCTTTGCCTCCGTCATGTCTGTTTCAGTCTTGGCTCATGTATTGATAATCGATGCTATTGCCTGGTTTTTTCTGCGGGCGATTGCTGGTTTCTGCATGGCCGGCATGGTTATGATTGTCGAGAGCTGGCTAAACGAAAGATCCACCAATGCCAATCGTGGTCGTGTTCTTTCTCTATATATGATCACCAACTATCTTGGCGGTGGTGTCGGGCAGTTTCTCCTGACCGTGGCAAATCCAGACAGTTTTCAACTGTTTTCGATCGCATCGATCATTTTTTCCGTTGCCTTAGTTCCGATCCTTTTAACACGAGCAACAGCGCCTAAACCTTCCGTTCCGGAACGGATGAAATTTTCCAGCCTTTTCAAGATCTCGCCTGTTGGAGTGCTCGGCACGCTTATTGCCGGTATGACAAATGCTTCTTTTAACAGTATGGGGCCAATTTTTGCGGCTTCCATAGGGTTGACCATTACCCAGATTTCAACCTTTATGGCGAGTATTCTGCTGGGCGGAATGTTGCTGCAGTTTCCTATTGGCCGACTTTCAGATCACCTTGACAGACGTGGCACGCTCATCATATCGACATTACTTACATCTCTAGCCGCCGCGGGCATTATCTGGGCCTCTGATCAAAGTTCGGTAATTATTTTGTTTGCAATCGGTGCGATATATGGTGGTTTTTGCTACACTGTTTACCCCTTATCGTCTGCCCAGGTGAATGATATGGCGGACCAAGAACGCCTCGTACAGGTTTCCGCAGGCCTTTTATTAGCCTATGGCACAGGCGCCAGCATCGGCCCGATCATTGCCTCTCAAATAATGGGGGTTATGGGGCCGGCAGGACTGTTCTATTTTATTGCTGCATGCGCTGTTTTCCTTGCTCTGTTTGCCATATTGCGGATCATTCAACGACCCTCCGGTGAACATAAAGCGAGCTTCCTGCCCTTAGGGAGCAATGGAACTTCCAGTAAGCAGCTTTACAGTACTGTCCAGGCATCCCAAAATAAGAGGAACACGAAGAGTTAA
- the choW gene encoding choline ABC transporter permease subunit: MEWLTDHKIPLGNWIRDGVNLLLDHGAWIFDSFSDALAFLIDGMVDIMLWCPPLLLVGLFALGAYALHRSWKLSLLIVACLLLVINLGYWEETVRTLGLIIFATLTCVIVGVPLGILAAHRPRFYTVLRPILDLMQTIPTFVYLIPTMIMFGLGVVPGLISTVIFAIPAPIRLTYLGISGVPKALVEAGEAFGATRRQILWKIELPHAAPTIMAGVTQCIMLCLSMVVIAAMVGAPGLGVPVLRALNTVNIAKGFEAGLAIVIIAILLDRVCKQPTQKKEGR, translated from the coding sequence ATGGAATGGCTGACTGATCATAAAATTCCGCTTGGGAATTGGATCCGCGATGGCGTTAATCTTCTCTTGGACCATGGCGCATGGATATTTGATAGCTTCTCTGACGCGCTGGCATTTTTAATCGACGGCATGGTCGACATAATGCTTTGGTGCCCTCCTTTATTGCTGGTTGGACTTTTTGCACTGGGTGCTTACGCATTGCACCGTAGCTGGAAACTATCGCTGCTAATCGTTGCGTGTCTCTTGCTTGTCATCAATCTTGGATATTGGGAAGAAACAGTTCGGACACTCGGGTTGATTATTTTCGCGACGCTCACCTGTGTTATTGTCGGTGTTCCACTTGGTATATTAGCAGCCCATCGACCAAGATTTTACACTGTACTCAGACCCATATTGGACCTGATGCAGACGATTCCAACTTTTGTTTACTTGATCCCAACGATGATCATGTTTGGATTAGGCGTCGTCCCCGGCCTCATTTCGACAGTAATATTCGCTATCCCGGCGCCCATCCGACTGACCTATTTAGGAATTTCTGGCGTTCCCAAGGCTTTAGTCGAAGCGGGGGAGGCTTTTGGCGCGACGCGGCGGCAAATCCTGTGGAAAATAGAGTTACCACATGCTGCTCCGACCATCATGGCGGGCGTCACTCAATGCATCATGTTGTGTCTGTCCATGGTTGTGATAGCTGCAATGGTTGGTGCACCGGGCCTCGGAGTTCCGGTGTTAAGGGCGTTAAATACGGTAAATATAGCAAAGGGATTTGAAGCTGGATTAGCAATCGTGATCATTGCCATATTGTTGGATCGGGTATGCAAACAACCTACACAGAAAAAAGAAGGCAGGTAA
- a CDS encoding MBL fold metallo-hydrolase, giving the protein MNVWKIGDVKVTRVVEIQATGGTRFILPQATPDAVKPIEWLTPHFATDEGKLIMSIHALIVDTGSRRIIVDTCLGNDKEREIPAWNKLQTTFLEDLETAGYPRESIDTVLCTHLHVDHVGWNTMLRDGEWVPTFPNARYLMGAEEWAYWKDASQEEFGDVIGDSVMPIISAGLADFVDMDHQICEEVKLFPSTGHTPGHVSVEIKSRNEEAVITGDSTHHPCQIAHPEWSSTADYDQEASWKTREAFYSKYADTNTLIIGTHFATPSAGYLKKTESGNYWLEV; this is encoded by the coding sequence ATGAATGTCTGGAAAATTGGGGACGTAAAAGTAACTCGCGTAGTTGAAATACAAGCGACTGGCGGAACGCGCTTTATTTTGCCGCAAGCAACGCCTGATGCCGTTAAGCCAATTGAATGGTTGACCCCTCACTTTGCGACAGACGAAGGCAAACTTATTATGAGTATTCACGCACTGATAGTCGATACCGGTTCGCGTCGGATAATTGTTGATACCTGTCTTGGCAATGATAAAGAACGGGAAATTCCGGCATGGAATAAGCTTCAAACGACATTTTTAGAGGACCTGGAGACGGCTGGGTATCCCAGAGAGTCAATCGACACCGTCCTATGTACGCATCTTCATGTAGATCATGTGGGATGGAATACGATGCTCCGTGATGGCGAATGGGTGCCGACATTTCCCAATGCCCGGTATTTGATGGGAGCTGAAGAATGGGCGTATTGGAAAGATGCGTCGCAAGAAGAGTTCGGTGATGTTATTGGAGATTCTGTGATGCCGATAATTAGCGCTGGTCTTGCTGATTTTGTCGATATGGATCACCAGATTTGTGAAGAAGTAAAATTATTTCCATCAACCGGACATACGCCGGGGCATGTCAGTGTAGAAATCAAATCCCGGAACGAAGAAGCGGTGATTACAGGAGACAGTACGCATCATCCGTGTCAAATAGCACATCCGGAATGGTCAAGTACGGCTGATTATGATCAGGAGGCGTCGTGGAAGACTAGGGAAGCCTTTTATTCAAAATATGCTGATACAAACACTCTCATTATCGGGACACATTTCGCGACACCTTCTGCGGGCTATTTGAAGAAGACCGAAAGTGGTAATTATTGGTTGGAAGTTTAA
- a CDS encoding methyltransferase family protein has translation MEKPDNAGVRIPPPLYFLSFLALGIWQSSAWVQGKIGSPYMLAVGTIITVVGAIFLLKSVRKHETSGTNVEPWKPTTALITDGLHKYSRNPIYVAMAVTYLGIAIAASSLVAIVLLFFCLLLIRIFVIAKEEAYLEDKFGEEYLQYKEKVRRWI, from the coding sequence ATGGAAAAACCCGATAATGCAGGTGTTCGTATTCCGCCGCCTTTGTATTTTTTGTCTTTTCTCGCCCTTGGAATTTGGCAAAGCTCAGCCTGGGTTCAAGGAAAAATCGGCTCACCCTATATGCTGGCAGTTGGCACCATTATTACGGTTGTCGGGGCTATATTTCTATTAAAATCCGTTCGTAAGCATGAAACTTCTGGCACTAATGTTGAGCCTTGGAAGCCGACTACAGCCTTAATAACTGATGGGCTTCACAAATATTCACGCAATCCAATTTATGTAGCAATGGCAGTAACTTACCTGGGAATAGCGATAGCTGCATCCAGCTTGGTGGCAATCGTTTTACTATTCTTTTGTCTCTTGCTGATCCGTATTTTTGTTATAGCAAAAGAAGAAGCATACCTTGAAGATAAGTTCGGCGAAGAATATCTACAATATAAGGAAAAGGTTCGACGCTGGATTTGA
- a CDS encoding DUF4389 domain-containing protein encodes MTDDVKTNVKSKSTWTRLVFIILFAITYRIASIVLFAITIIQFLKALFTGSPFPQLQSFGGSLAEYNKQVVEFLSYQSEEKPFPVGPWPEQPAAPAQKADDVIIVAEPVEEASEKKKPATKKKSSKDDSDQSDE; translated from the coding sequence ATGACAGATGATGTTAAAACAAACGTAAAATCAAAATCTACCTGGACAAGGTTAGTGTTTATAATTCTGTTTGCTATCACTTACAGAATAGCAAGCATTGTTCTGTTTGCGATAACAATCATACAATTTCTTAAAGCTCTTTTTACAGGCTCCCCCTTTCCCCAGCTGCAGTCCTTCGGCGGGTCATTGGCAGAATATAACAAACAGGTAGTTGAGTTTCTTTCATATCAAAGTGAGGAAAAACCATTTCCTGTTGGGCCCTGGCCAGAACAGCCTGCGGCGCCGGCTCAAAAAGCAGACGATGTAATTATCGTCGCCGAACCAGTCGAAGAAGCATCGGAAAAAAAGAAACCTGCTACAAAGAAAAAATCGTCAAAGGATGACTCTGATCAAAGTGATGAATAG